A window of the Hordeum vulgare subsp. vulgare chromosome 5H, MorexV3_pseudomolecules_assembly, whole genome shotgun sequence genome harbors these coding sequences:
- the LOC123400013 gene encoding anther-specific protein MZm3-3-like, giving the protein MAATTGQAALLVLLLVTLGGAAKAQPPRGTCGAQLSQLAPCARYSVPPMPGQALPAPGPECCSALGSVSRDCACGAIDIINSLPAKCGLPRVSCQ; this is encoded by the exons atggcggcgaccacgggccagGCGGCCCTCCTGGTCCTGCTGCTGGTGACCCTGGGCGGCGCGGCCAAGGCGCAGCCGCCGCGCGGCACCTGCGGGGCGCAGCTGAGCCAGCTGGCCCCGTGCGCGCGGTACAGCGTGCCGCCGATGCCGGGGCAGGCGCTCCCGGCGCCCGGGCCCGAGTGCTGCTCGGCGCTGGGGTCCGTGTCCCGCGACTGCGCCTGCGGCGCCATCGACATCATCAACAGCCTCCCCGCCAAGTGCGGCCTCCCGCGCGTCTCCTGCC AGTGA
- the LOC123400012 gene encoding plant UBX domain-containing protein 8-like: MARPQQEAIDTFISITGADEAVAIRKLEEHAGDLNQAVNAHFTEGDSTVNAINHSIPPVNHDDMELDGPLDNTFQRPLFPEALHSPFALMDPNFQQAFFDSVGSAGTPNRDAQGPHPREASNDFNDNNIQIGPSGQASVVENVTGHGSSYGPDVRDTIIIDDDEEELSSGLPSRHASIRSNASQPNPLPTAPPLVHVTDNEIEEEMIRAAIEASKREAEELANTAEQERTQHMGGINLEDHLSDEDMETTAGIVRRQELGRGRGGTTMQPADEESSDEDTEDVEEAPLVRRRSRRIPPGDTESAEPVLPGDSPPSSSQPQNHDHQYNRTDFPSEWGGISSEEHDEAVMLEAAMFGGIPEAPTYPLSIPSHASSSHYPQVVHSPPPELTEQRLLREQQDDEYLASLQADQEKEMKTLQEAELRLLEETAAKEAALEKQKQEEEERRKKELEKEELEASLAAKEASLPMEPPSDKEGVITLVVRMPDGSRQGRRFLKSDKFKSLFDFLDVGRTCRPETYRLVRTYPRRAFTTADGEQSFTDLGLTSKQEALFIEQITD, from the exons ATGGCGAGGCCGCAGCAGGAGGCGATCGACACCTTCATCAGCATCACCGGGGCCGACGAGGCCGTCGCCATCCGCAAACTCGAG GAACATGCTGGGGACCTTAATCAGGCAGTCAATGCACACTTCACTGAAGGAGATAGCACAGT GAACGCAATCAATCACAGTATTCCACCTGTTAATCATGATGATATGGAGCTGGACGGACCACTTGATAACACATTTCAAAGGCCGTTGTTCCCCGAAGCTCTGCACAGCCCTTTTGCACTAATGGATCCTAATTTCCAGCAAGCGTTTTTTGATAGTGTTGGCTCTGCTGGTACTCCCAATCGTGATGCACAAGGTCCACACCCTAGAGAGGCATCTAATGACTTTAATGACAACAACATTCAAATAGGTCCCTCTGGTCAGGCTTCTGTTGTTGAGAATGTCACTGGACACGGGTCTTCGTATGGACCAGACGTTCGTGACACCATCATaattgatgatgatgaggaggagttatCATCTGGGCTGCCTTCTCGGCATGCTAGTATCCGTAGCAATGCATCGCAGCCAAACCCTCTGCCAACTGCTCCTCCACTGGTTCATGTGACAGACAATGAGATAGAAGAGGAAATGATCCGGGCTGCAATTGAAGCTTCAAAAAGAGAGGCTGAAGAACTGGCAAAT ACAGCAGAGCAAGAACGGACTCAACACATGGGTGGAATAAACCTGGAAGATCATTTATCTGATGAAGACATGGAAACTACAGCTGGAATAGTGAGAAG GCAAGAATTAGGTAGAGGGAGGGGTGGAACAACTATGCAGCCAGCAGATGAAGAGAGCTCAGATGAGGACACCGAGGATGTTGAAGAAGCACCGTTAGTTAGACGTCGTTCTAGGCGCATCCCTCCTGGAGACACAGAGTCAGCAGAACCTGTTCTCCCAGGTGACAGTCCTCCCTCAAGTTCGCAGCCTCAAAACCATGATCACCAGTACAACAGAACCGATTTCCCATCGGAG TGGGGTGGCATTTCTTCTGAGGAACATGATGAAGCTGTTATGCTTGAGGCTGCAATGTTTGGTGGAATTCCTGAAGCACCAACATATCCATTATCCATTCCATCTCATGCGAGCTCGAGTCATTATCCCCAAGTAGTGCACTCTCCACCACCAGAATTGACTGAACAACGGTTATTACGAGAGCAGCAG GATGATGAGTACCTTGCATCACTCCAAGCTGatcaagaaaaggaaatgaagacTCTACAAGAAGCTGAGCTCCGACTGCTGGAAGAAACTGCTGCAAAAGAAGCTGCTcttgagaagcaaaagcaagaggAGGAGGAACGGCGTAAAAAGGAACTTGAGAAAGAG GAGCTTGAGGCCAGTCTTGCTGCCAAAGAAGCATCATTGCCAATGGAGCCACCTTCAGACAAGGAAggagttataacactcgtagttCGCATGCCTGACGGTAGTCGACAGGGGCGTCGCTTTTTAAAATCTGATAAATTCAAG TCCCTTTTTGATTTCTTAGACGTTGGCAGGACCTGCAGGCCAGAAACCTACAGACTG GTAAGGACTTACCCCAGGCGTGCTTTTACCACTGCTGACGGCGAGCAATCATTTACTGATCTTGGGTTAACGAGCAAGCAGGAAGCCTTATTTATAGAGCAGATTACTGATTAG